The Microbacterium sp. zg-Y1090 sequence GGCACCATCGCCGGACTCCTCGGTGCATCGCCGGGCGCGTCCACGGGTGCGTCGATCATGCTCGGCCTGCTCAAGCGCTGCTTCCCCGAGCGCCACGACGAGTGGGAGCCGCGCCTGCGCGAGCTCATCCCGAGCTACGGCGAGACGCTGAACCCGCGTCCGGAAGCGGCACGGGAATCGATGGATGCCACGGCCGCCGTCCTCGGCATCCAGCCGTAGGCGCCCGCGTGCGCCTGTGGTCGCTGCACCCTGCGGTGCTCGACCGCGCGGCGCTGGTCGCCTGCTGGCGTGAGGGCCTGCTGGCGCAGGCGGTGCTCGCGGGCGCGACCCGCGGGTACACGCGGCATCCGCAGCTCGAACGGTTCCGCGCCTGCGCCGACCCCCAGGACGCCATCGGGCACTTCCTCGCGGCGGTGCAGGCGGAGGCCACCGCACGCGGATACCGCTTCGATGCGACGCGCATCCGGCGAGCGGGCGCCGCGAACCCCGCCATCCCCGTGACCGACGGGCAGCTCGCCTTCGAACTCGAGCACCTTCGGCGCAAGGTCGCCGAGCGGTCGCCGGAGTGGCTGCTGCGCCTGCCCATCGCGGGCGCCGCGGTGCCTGCCGGGCCGTCGTTCGTCGCGGTGCCCGGGCCCGTCGCCACGTGGGAGCGGCCCTAGCCCGGCGGCGGAGCCGCGGCCGGCCTGCGGGGGCGCGCGGCGCGGCGCGCGCGGCGCGGGCCGCGCGGCGCGGGTTTGGGTCGCGTATCGGTTCCCGAGCCGGGTGTTGCGGGGGTTTGGGTCGTGTATCGGTTCCCGAACGTGGGGTGGCCGTGGCGGCGGGGGTTCGGGTCGCGTATCGGTTCCCGACCCGGGTGTTGCGGGGGTTTGGGTCGCGTGTCGGTTCCCGAGCCGGGTGTTGCGGGGGTTCGGGGCGCGTATCGGTTCCCGACCCGGGTGTTGCGCGGGTTTGGGTCGCGTATCGGGTTCCCGAACGTGGGGTGGCCGTGGCCGCAGGGGTTCGGGGCGCGTATCGGTTCCCGAGCCGGGTGTTGCGGGGGTTTGGGTCGCGTATCGGTTCCCGAACGTGGGGTGGCCGTGGCCGCGGGGGTTCGGGTCGCGTGTCGGTTCCCGAGCCGGGTGTTGCGGGGGTTTGGGTCGTGTATCGGTTCCCGAACGTGGGGTGGCCGTGGCGGCGGGGGTTTGGGGCGCGTATCGGTTCCCGAACCGCCTGGTCGGTGGTCGCGGTACTCGTTCTCGCGCTCACGGTCGCGGTCACGGCGCTGATCTGGCTGGCGTGGGCGGCGAAGCGGATGCCGGCGGGGCAGGTCCTGGGCCGGACGCTGCTCGTGATCTTCGTGCCGGCCGTCGGCGCGATCGCCTGGCTCGTGGGCGACCTGCGCGCAGGGGCAGCGGCCCGCAGACGAAGCGAGCTTGCCGTCGCTCCGCCTGACCGGGGTCAGAGCGCAGCGGCCTTGCCGCGCAGCACTGCAGCCTCGCGCTCATTCGCAGTGAGCTTCGCCGCTGCCAGCAGCTCGGTTCGCGCTTCGTCGGCGCGACCCAGTCGTGCCAGCAGCTCGCCGCGCACGCTCGGCAGCAGGTGCGAACCGCGCAGGGCGCCCTCGGACCGCAGCTCGTCGACGATCCGCAGTGCCGTCGCCGGCCCGGTGGCCATCGACACCGCCACCGCGCGGTTGAGCGCGACGACCGGACTCGGGGCGACCCGCCCGAGGGCTTCGTAGAGCAGCACGATCCGCTCCCAGTCGGTCTCAGCGACGCTCGGCGCGACGGCGTGACACAGGGCGATCGCCGCCTGCAGCGCGTACGGGCCGCGGCCGCGGCCGGCGGCATCCGCCCGAGCCAGCGCCGCCGCGCCGCGGATGATCTGCGCGCGGTCCCACCGTGAGCGGTCCTGATCGGTGAGCAGCACCGGTGAGCCGTCACGGGCGGTGCGCGCGGCGAACCGCGACGACTGCAGCTCCATCAGCGCGACGAGGGCGTGGGCCTCCGGCTCGCGGGGGACCAGGCCCGCCAGCACCCGGCCGAGCCGCAGCGCCTCTGCCGCGAGCTCCTCACGCACCCACCGGTCGCCGCCGGTGGCCGCGTAGCCCTCGGTGTAGACGAGGTACACGACGCCGAGCACGCCGCGCAGGCGCTCGCGCCACTCGGAGGGTTCGGGTGTCTCGAACGGCACCCGTGCCGCAGCGAGCGTCTTCTTCGCCCTCGTGATGCGCGCCTGCACCGTCGGCACCGGCACCAGCAGCATCCGCGCGATCTCCTGCGTCGACAGCCCGCCCACGACGCGCAGAGTGAGCGCGATCTGCGAAGTGGGGGAGAGCACCGGGTGGCACGCGGTGAACACCAGTCGCAGCACGTCGTCGTCGATCGGCTCATCGGCCTCCGCGGGGGGTACGGCGAGAGCGGCTGTCGGGTCCGCGGCGATCGCACGGTAGCGCTCGTCGCGGGCGCTCCGCCGCCGCCAGGCGTCGATCACACGCCGACGGGCGACGGCGGTCAGCCACGCGCCGGGACGGCGCGGGATGCCGGCATCCGGCCATGTCTGCAGCGCCTCGACGAGCGCCTCCTGAGCGGCATCCTCCGCCAGTCCGATGTCGCCGGTGGTCTTGGCGAGCACCGCGATGATACGCGGTCCCTCGATGCGCCAGACGGCGTCGATCTCGCGCGCCGTGCGGTCCGTCATCATCTCACTCCCGGCCGCTCACGGCCCGTCGGCACCGGAGGGGATGCCCTCGCCGGCGGCGGTGTCCAGTTCACGGCGCCACTGCTTCTCCTTCTGGATGTACTCGTTGTCCTCGTAGGCGGCGAAGTCGGAGTCGTCGGTCATCCGCCGCACCTCGATCTTGTTGCCAGGGCCGAGCGGTGCGCGGCTGGCCCACTCCACGGCCTCCTCCTGCGTGCCGACCTGGATCGTCCAGAACCCGTTGAACAGCTCGTGGGTCTCTCCGTACGGGCCATCGGTGATGATCGGCTCGTCGGCGGTGAACTCCACGACGGCACCCTGCGCGGCATCCGTCAGACCATCGCCTCCGAGCAGCACACCGGCCTTCATCATGGACTCGTTGTAGGCGCCCATCGCGTTGATGACGGCCTCGAAGTCCATGTCCTCGTAACTCTGCTCAGAGCCGCTGTTGCGCATGATGAGCATGTACTTCGCCATGATGTTCCCCTTTTGTCTCGGCGGGAGCCCGAGCGGCCCCTCCACTATCGCGTCGAACGGGCGCGGGCGGAATCGACATCCTGCGTAGACTTCCGTGGTGGCCAAACTGTACTTCCGCTACGGGGCGATGAACTCCGGCAAGTCGACGGCTCTGCTGCAGGCGGCGTACAACTACGAGGAGCGCGGTCAGCACGTCCTGCTCGCGAAGCCCGCCATCGACACGAAGGGCGCGGGGGAGATCTCGAGCCGGCTGGGCATGACCCGGCCCGTGGACTTCCTCATCTCCCCGGATGCCGACCTGCGTGCGCTCTTCTCCGAGCACCGGGCGCGCGTGCGGGCGGAGGCGGCCGCGGCGCTCGTGCCGGACGGCCCCACCGACGTGGCGTGCCTGCTGGTGGACGAAGCGCAGTTCCTCACCCGCGAGCAGGTCGACGACCTGCTGCGGATCACGGTGGAGGAGGGGGTGCCGGTGCTGGCATATGGCATCCGCACCGACTTCCAGACGCGCGCGTTCCCCGGTTCGGCGAGACTCATGGAGCTGTCCCACTCGCTGGAGGAGCTCAAGACCATCTGCCGCTGCGGTCGCAAGGCGCTGTTCAACGCGCGCCTGGTGGGTGGGCGCTTCGTCTTCGACGGCGACCAGGTCGCCATCGACGAGCTCTCAGCCGACCGGGTCACCTACGAGTCGATGTGCGCGGAGTGCTATCTGCGTGCCTCCGGCGGTCGGCTCGACGGCTGACCTCGCGCAGTGCGTGGGGTTGCATGGTCTGACCACTGCGACTATCGTGGTCGGGCCACGAAGGGGAGGACCTGCGCCGATGACGGACACCACGACGCCGCCCGCGCGCGCCTGGAAGACCGTGCTCGACAAGATCGAGACGGATCTGCTGGAGGGCCGGCTCGGCCCCGGCGATCGCCTTCCCTCGGAGCGCGACCTCGTCGCCCAGCTGGGCGTGGGGCGCTCCAGCGTCCGCGAGGCCTTGCGGGTCCTCGAGGTCATGGGGCTCATCCGCACGGGCACCGGCTCCGGACCGTCCGCCGGGGCGATCGTGATCTCCTCGCCCACCGGCGGCATGTCTGCCTTCCTGCGGCTGCAGGTGGCTGCGCAGGGCTTCCCCATCGATGACGTCGTCGCCACGCGCCTGTTCGTCGAGGAATGGGTGGTGGGGACCCTCGCCCACGCTGCCTCACCGGATCTCGCCACGGCACGTGCCACCGTCGAAGCGATGGATGCCGCACCCCTGCCGCCGACGGAGTTCCTGGCGCTCGACGCCCAGTTCCACTACGCCCTGGCCGCAGCATCGGGCAACACGGTGGTGGCGGCCACCATGGCAGGGCTGCGCTCGGCCATCGAGGGCTACACCGCAGAGGTCGCCGGCCGCGTAGCCGACTGGGATGCCGCCTCGGAGCGCCTGCGACACGAGCACCATGAGATCCTCGCCGCCATCGACGCCGGCGACGCCGAACGCGCACGCGCCCTCATCCCCCAGCACATCTCCGGGTACTACGTACCCTGATCGGAAGGACTCCCATGGTCCAGCGCCAGTTGCCCAAGCCCGCCGAACTGCTCGAGCTGATGCAGTTCAAGAAGCCCGAGTTCAACGCCACCAAGCGCCGCCTTGACAGTGCCCTGACCATCGGTGACCTGCGCAAGATCGCCAAGCGTCGCACGCCGAAGGCGGCGTTCGACTACACCGATGGCGCGGCCGAGGGTGAGCTGTCCCTGGCCCGAGCCCGTCAGGCCTTCGAGGACATCGAGTTCCACCCGGATGTGCTGCGTCCCGCCGAGCACGTCGACACGTCCGTCGAGATCCTGGGCGGACGCTCGGCGCTGCCCTTCGGTATCGCGCCCACCGGATTCACTCGACTGATGCAGACCGAGGGGGAGACCGCCGGCGCGGGTGCGGCGGCTGCCGCCGGCATCCCGTTCACGCTCTCCACGCTCGGGACGACGTCTATCGAGGACGTCAAGTCCACCAACCCGCACGGGCGCAACTGGTTCCAGCTCTACGTGATGCGCGACCGCGACATCTCGTACGGGCTGGCGAAGCGCGCGGCCGAAGCCGGATTCGACACGCTGATGTTCACCGTCGACACACCCATCGCCGGGGCGCGCCTGCGCGACAAGCGCAACGGGTTCTCGATCCCGCCGCAGCTGACGCTGGGTACGATCCTCAACGCGATTCCGCGGCCGTGGTGGTGGATCGACTTCCTCACCACCCCGAAGCTCGAGTTCGCGTCGCTGTCGACCACCGGCGGCACGGTCGGCGAGCTGCTGAACGCGGCGATGGACCCCACCATCAGCTACGACGATCTCGAGATCATCCGCGGCATCTGGCCCGGCAAGATCGTCATCAAGGGCGTGCAGAACGTCGCGGACAGCAAGCGGCTGATCGACCTCGGCGTCGACGGCATCATCCTCTCCAACCACGGCGGCCGTCAGCTGGACCGTGCCCCGATCCCGTTCCACCTGCTGCCGCAGGTCGTGCGCGAGGTCGGCAAGGATGCCACCGTGATGGTCGACACGGGCATCATGAACGGTGCCGACATCGTGGCGTCGATGGCGCTCGGGGCGAAGTTCACCCTTATCGGCCGCGCCTACCTGTACGGCCTGATGGCGGGCGGCCGGGCGGGTGTCGACCGGACTATCGAGATCCTCCGCACCGAGATCGAGCGGACGATGGCGCTGCTGGGCGTCTCGAGCATCGAGGAACTCGAGCCGCGTCACGTCACGCAGCTGCAGCGGCTCACGCCGGTGGGCCAGCCGACGCGTGCGGTGCGCCCGCAGCAGGTGCCCGCGCGGGGCTGACGCGCCGTTCGTCGCCCGCGCCGGGGCTTCCGCGCGTGCGCGGCCGCCGCGCGCGCCGCGCGCGCACCTCGTCGCGCGCTTCGACGCGCGCTTCGACGCGCGCTTCGAGTGTCGCGAACGGTGGGTTGCGGTGCGGGGTACCCGCCCTTTGCGACACCGGAGCGGCGCGGGCGAGCGTGGCGTGGGCGCGCGGCGGGGAGCGCGCGGGGTCGTCGCGCGCTTCGAGTGTCGCGAACGGTGGGTTTGCGGTGCGGGATACCCGCCCTTTGCGACACCGGAGCGGCGCGGGGGAGCGTGGCGTGGGCGCGCGGGGCATCGCGCGCTTCGAGTGTCGCGAACGGTGGGTCGAGGCGCGGGGAACCCGCCCTTCGTGACACCGGAGCGGCGCGGGGGGCCGCGAGGCGGCGCGGGGGAGCGGCGCGGGAGGCCGCGAGGCGGGCGCGGCGCCCGCGGCGGGGGAACTAAACCCGGACGGGAAGGGTGGGGATGAGGCCCTCGAGGTACGTGGCGGTGTCCTCCCAGCCCTCGACGGCGTGGCAGGCGACGCCCATGGCCAGCACGGGGTAGTCGTTGCCGTCCGGGTCGAGGCGGTCGCCCACGAAGAGCATGTCGTCCAGGTCGATGCCGGTCTGCTCCGACAGCTGTCGCATGCCGTACGCCTTGTCGATGCCGCGGTGGGTGATGTCCACGGAGGTGGACCCGCCCGAGCGCACCTCGAGGTCGGGAACGCGGGCAGCGACCGCCTCGCGCAGGGCGTTCTTCTTCTCGCCGGTGGGGTCCCACGCGACCTTGGCATCCAGGGGCGCGGTCTGACCGAGGGCGGAGAAGGTGATCTGCGAGCCGCGGTCCTCGAGGATGTCTCCCCAGGTCTCGGTCTCCCACAGGCCCAGACGCCGCGCCTCTTCCTCCACCGCAGCCATCGCGCGAGTCTTCTCGTCGTCGGTGAGGCTGTGCGCATAGACGGTCTCGATGCCGGCCGCGGACAGGCGGTAGTACTGCGTGCCGCAGGTGGGCATGAGGTGCAGAGACCCCAGCACCTCGGCAGATGCCGGCGGGAGGTTCTCCACGACCTGCGAGCGGAACTGCTGCAGCTGACCGCCGGAGATGATGGCCACCTCGACGCGGCGCGCGAGCTCGACGAGCAGTTCGCCGATGCGGGGGTCGATCGCGCTCTTGGAGGGCGCCAGGGTGTCGTCGAGATCGAACGCGACGAGGCGGGGGATCGGCATGATGGCTCCTCGGTGTTGCGTGGCCGTTCTACACGAAGGGCCCCACCTCGCGGTGGAGCCCTTCTGCTGTCGGGGTGACAGGATTTGAACCTGCGGCCTCGTCGTCCCGAACGACGCGCGCTACCAAGCTGCGCCACACCCCGTGGCAACCCTCCTAGCCTACCCGATCAGAGGCGATGCTCCGAACCGGTGTGCATCGCGGGCGCGCCGCGCACACGGCATTCCGGCGGTCATGCCCGCGGGACGAGCGTGAGCAGCGACGCCTCCGGCCGGCATCCGAAGCGCACGGGGGCGTAGATCGAGTGGCCGATGCCCGCGCTCACGTTCAGCGGCACGGTGCGCGCGGCAGCGGTCCAGGAGCTGAGCCCGCGTGCCTGTCGCAGCGGGATGTCGCAGTTGGCCACCAGCGCGGCGGGCGAGCCGGGGATGCGCACCTGCCCGCCGTGGGTGTGCCCGGCGATGAGCAGGTCCGCCCCGTGGGCGGTGAAATCGTCGAGGACGCGCCGGTAGGGGGCGTGGGTGACCCCGAGGTCGAGGTCGGCCCGCGGCATCCCCACGAGCGCGGCATCGACCGCGTCGAGGTCGTCCCAGTCGCGGTGTGCGTCGCTCACGCCGAAGGCGCGGATGCCGATGCCCCCGGCATCCAGCGTCGTCGCGGTGTTGTTGAGGTCCGCCCAGCCGAGCTCGTCGGTGAAGAACGCGTCGAGCGCGTCGGTGTCGAGGCGCTCGGGGCTGCGCGGCTTGTCGGACGGCCCCATGAAATAGCGCAGCGGGTTGCGTGGGCTCGGGGCGGCCAGGTCGTTGGAGCCGTGCACGAAGACACCCGGGATGCCGGCGAAGGGAGCAAAGGCTTCGCGGACGCCGCGCAGCCCGTCGATGTGACCCAGGTTGTCACCGGTGTTGACCACGAGGTCCGGCTGCAGGTCGATCAGCGACGCGATCCAGCGCTGCTTGCGCCGCTGCCAGGGCGCCATGTGCGCGTCGGAGACGTGCAGCACGCGCAGTGGGCGGGTTCCCGGGGGGAGCACAGCGAGCTCGTGCCGCCGCACCGTGTACAGGTGCCGTTCGATGCCGATGCCCCACACGGCTGCGGCGGCGCCCAGCGCCCCCACCGCCGCGAAGGCGGTGAGGGCGCTGCGCGGGGCGCTGCCCCGGTCAGCCACAGATCAGAGTGATCTGCGCGGAGCGACCGGTGACCGTTCCCGCCGCCGGGTCGGTGCCGGTGACCTTGGGCTGGCTGGGCGGACGCGCGTCTTCGTCGTCGTCATCGTCGCCGGGCGGAGTCGGCGCGGGACAGGGCGTGATGGCCGTGAACCCGGCGCTGCGCAGGGCGTCGCGGGCCTTGTCCGCGCTCATCCCCGCCACGGTCGGCACGGCGATCCCCTGACCATTGCTGGGGCGGATCGTCACGGTCGTGCCACCGGGAACCCGGCCGGGGCCGGGATCCTGCACGGTGACGGTGCCGGCGGGCTCGACGCCGTCGACAGGGTCGCCGACGATGACGCTGAACCCGGCATCCTGGATGACGTCGGTGGCCTGCTCAACCGTGAGACCGACGACATTCGGCAGGTCGGCGTACACGCGCCGGGACAGGTTCGCGTCGGGACCGGGGAACTGGTCGCCGCCGTACTTGGCGTTCGCTGCGCGCTGCAGCTCCGGCCAGATCGCGTGACGCATGCGCCACAGCGGGTACCCGTTGGCCCACAGCCTGTTCAGCTCGGACTCGCCGATGACGTTGCCGACCCACACGGCGCTGGCGACCTTCGTCGAGCTGCCGATCATCCACGTCTGGAACTGCTGGTGGATACCGGTCTTGCCGATGAGGGGCACGCCGTCGAAGGTGCGCGACGGTGTCGCGGAGCCGTTCGCCAGCACGTTCTGCAGGACGTAGGCGGCGGTGTTCGCCACCGACTCATCGAGCACGCGCGAGCAGGTGGTTTCCGGCAGCGGAAGCTCCTCGCCCTTGGAGTTGGTGATCCTGTCGATGACCTTCGGCTGGCAGTAGATGCCGCCCGAGGCGATGGTCGCGTACACGCCGGCCATGTCGATCGGGGCGATGTTCATCGAGCCGAGGATCGAGTACGGCGCGTTGAGGTCAGGGTAGGAGGCGTCGGCCTCATACGTCTTGTGGCCGTCGGCGAGCGTCACTCCGAGGCGGTCCGCCACCTTGTTCACGTCGCAGACCGTCAGCTTCTCGGCCATGGCGAAGAATCCGCTGTTGAGGGAGTCCGCGGTGAACTGGAAGGGGGTAGCGGTGTAGCCGCGCGAGTCTTCGAAGTTGCCGATCCGCACGCCGTCGACCGGCTGCACGCCCTGGCCGCACCCGCGGTCGATGTTGAACGTGCGCACACGGCCGTTGAGGACCTCGTTGATCGAGTGGCCCTTCTCGAGCCAGTCCAGCAGCGTGAACACCTTGTAGGTGGATCCGACGTTGAAGCCGTTGGATCCACCGTTGGCCTTGCGGGTGTTGAAGTTGATCGACGAGAACGACCGGTCGGCCTCCAGCTGCGCGGCCGACTGCGAATAGCGCGTGTTCTGCACCATCGAGAGCACGCGCCCGGTGCCCACCTCGATCTGCACACCGGTCGAGCCGAGCTCGATGCCCTCCATCGTGGCGGGGACGATCGAGATCGCCTCCTCGGCGGGAATCTGCAGCCCGAGGTCCAGAGTCGTATAGATGCGGTAGCCGCCGCGCCGCAGGTTCTGCTTGCGCTCGTCGGGCGTCTCACCGAAGACGGGGTCGTTCTCGACCGTGGTGCGCACCAGGTCGCAGAAGTAGGCCGAGCCGCCGGCCATCTGGCAACCCTGGTCGGTGGGGGTGATGTTCGGCGTGATCGGCTCCGCGGAGGCAGCCGCGTGCTCTTCCTTGGTGATCTTGCCGTCGGCCAGCATGCGGTCGAGGACGTAATCGCGACGATTCAGCGTCTTGGCGTAGCCGTTCGCCTCACCGTTCGTCTCGCTGTCCGGACGATCGATGCGGTAGCCGTTGGGTTCCTGCACCATCCCGGCGAGGGTCGCAGCCTGGCTCAGCGAGAGGTTCGCGGCATCCACGCCGAAGTAGTACTTCGCCGCGGCGCCGATGCCGTAGTTCTGGCCGCCGAAGTTGACGATGTTGAGGTAGCCGAGAAGGATCTCGTCCTTCGTGTAGCTCTTCTCGAGCTGGATCGCGTAGCGCATCTCCTGGAGCTTGCGCTGCAGGCCGCCCTCGGAGACGTCGGAGTTGGTCGCCTCCCAGTAGCAGGCGTCACGTTCCTCGTCGGATGCCGCATCCTCTTCGCAACGCTGCACGAGGATGTTCTTGACGTACTGCTGGCTGATCGACGAGCCACCGCGGCTCGAGGTGCCGCGGACGTTGGCGAGCACCGCGCTCATCGTGCCGGCGAGGTCGACCCCGCCGTGGCGGTAGAAGTTCTTGTCCTCACTGGACAGCACCGCGTCATAGACGAGGGGGCTGATCTGGTCGAACTCGAGCGGCACGCGGTTCTGGTCGTAGAAACGCGCGAGCAGCTGCGGCTGGTCGTTCACCGTGGCGTAGATCTCCGTGGCCTCCATGAGGTCGTCGATCTCGAGATAGCTCGGCATGTTGTCGAACATCGAGATCGCGTTGCTCGCGGCGTAACCGGAGACGGCGATCGCGGGGGTGACCGTGGCGGTGACGAGGATGCCTGCGACGGTGCTGAGTCCGACCAGTCCCAGGAGTCCGCCGAGCACGCCGCTGGCTGTCCGTTTCTTGTGGGGCATAGGCTTGATGCTAGGCCAGAACCCTGGGGAAAGTCCCGACAGGACACCCGTGCGTCGTGACGCCCGGACGAGTGAGGGACCGCCCCACGACCGAGACACGGAGCCCCGATGACCACGTGGGAATACCTCACCACCCCCCTGCTGATCCACAACACCGCCGCCATCCTCAACAACTGGGGCAAGCAGGGGTGGGAGCTGGTGCAGGTGGTGACCGGGCCCGAAGGCGGGCTCGTCGCCTATCTGAAGCGGCCCGTCGGCGGCGGGTCCGACAACGCCGGGCTGGGCGCCGCAGCGCAGGCAGCCCGACAGTTCGAAGGAGAGGGCGCATGAGCGTCTCCGCGCGTCTGAGTGAACTCGGCATCGAGCTTCCCTCGGTGGTGCCCCCGGTCGCGGCATACGTCCCCGCGAAGGTTCACGGAGACCTGGTGTACACGGCAGGGCAGCTCCCGATGGTGTCGGGCGCTCTGCCGGCGACCGGAAAGGTCGGCGACGGCCACGGCCTGGTGCCGGCAGCGGATGCCGCCGCCTACGCGCGGCAGTGCGCGCTCAACGCGGTGGCGGCCGCCGCGGCCGCCGCGGGCGGTGTGGACCGGCTCACGGGAGTGCTGAAGGTCACCGCGTTCGTGGCATCCGTGCCGGAGTTCACCGGTCAGCCCGGCGTCGTCAACGGCGCCAGCGAGGTGCTCGGCGAGATCTTCGGCGACGCCGGACGGCACGCCCGCTCCGCTGTCGGGGTTCCGGTGCTGCCGCTGGACAGCCCGGTCGAGGTCGAGGTCGTCTTCACCCTCGCCTGAGGGGCGCCGGGTGGCCCTGCTGCGGGCGGGTGGGTACGCCGCCCCCGGGCGCAGGCAGAATCCCCGGGACAGGACGTTTCGGCATGAATTGTCCTGTCCCGGGGATTTCTCCTGTGTGCGGAAGGTCGTCGCTCAGACCGCCATGGGGGTGCGACGGCGCAGCACGGATGCCACGGTGAAGAGGACCGCGCCGCCGACCAGCAGGCCGAGGCCGGCTGCCGCCGGCGGGGTGACCGCACCGCCGGTCACCGCGAGCTGGTCGCGCTGCGCGGTCACCGCGAGCTCGTCGCGCTGCACGGTGACGTCCGAGATCAGCACGATGCCCAGGTCGCGGTAGTCGAGGATGAGGTGGTGCGCGCCGCTGGGCACAGCACCCAGGTCGAACGAGCCGGTGACGGTGCCGCGGTCCCACTGCACTGTTCCGATCGCCACCGGTGTGGAGCGCATGTTGCCGATGATGTTCGAGCGGGAATCCTGCATCTTCTTGACGAAGTTCGTCATGACGTCGAAGGCCTCGTTGCGCCTGTTGCTGAGGCTCTGCAGGCGGAGCATGTCCATCTGCTGGCTGTTGGCGGCGGAGTCCATCTCGGTCATCAGCACCACGCGGAGGGCCTCCGCGTGCGGCCGTGCGTTCGCGGCGGTCGCATCGATGAACGGATGCACGGCGCCGCTGGCTTTCGCGGCGGCGACGGCGGCGGCGAAGGCGCGGTCGGTCGGTGAGGCCAGATATGCGTTCAGGGCGTTCAGGGCCTCGTTCATCAGGCCGATCCTCTGGTTGCGTGCCTGCACGTCCGTGATCTGTGCGGCCAGCTGCTGTTCGAGTTGCGTGGCGCGCTGCGACTGCACCATCATCAGTGCCGTCTCGAGATCGATCGACGCGATGTTGATCCCGGCGAGCGAGACCGAACCGGCGCCCGACCCCATCGCGGCGAGCACGGGGGCCTGTGCCTGGCGGAGCGCGGGCGCCTGCGCCGCCGCCACCTGCCAGGCGAGGCCGAGGACCTGGCCCACATCGTTGACCAGCGGCACGGTGTCGTTGGGTGTTGCGGTCTGGGCGAGCAGTTGGTCCAGGCCGCCTTCGGAGATGTCGCTGAGCGCCGGCCCGAGCGCAGAGGCG is a genomic window containing:
- a CDS encoding pyrimidine dimer DNA glycosylase/endonuclease V gives rise to the protein MRLWSLHPAVLDRAALVACWREGLLAQAVLAGATRGYTRHPQLERFRACADPQDAIGHFLAAVQAEATARGYRFDATRIRRAGAANPAIPVTDGQLAFELEHLRRKVAERSPEWLLRLPIAGAAVPAGPSFVAVPGPVATWERP
- a CDS encoding RNA polymerase sigma factor; translated protein: MTDRTAREIDAVWRIEGPRIIAVLAKTTGDIGLAEDAAQEALVEALQTWPDAGIPRRPGAWLTAVARRRVIDAWRRRSARDERYRAIAADPTAALAVPPAEADEPIDDDVLRLVFTACHPVLSPTSQIALTLRVVGGLSTQEIARMLLVPVPTVQARITRAKKTLAAARVPFETPEPSEWRERLRGVLGVVYLVYTEGYAATGGDRWVREELAAEALRLGRVLAGLVPREPEAHALVALMELQSSRFAARTARDGSPVLLTDQDRSRWDRAQIIRGAAALARADAAGRGRGPYALQAAIALCHAVAPSVAETDWERIVLLYEALGRVAPSPVVALNRAVAVSMATGPATALRIVDELRSEGALRGSHLLPSVRGELLARLGRADEARTELLAAAKLTANEREAAVLRGKAAAL
- a CDS encoding YciI family protein, coding for MAKYMLIMRNSGSEQSYEDMDFEAVINAMGAYNESMMKAGVLLGGDGLTDAAQGAVVEFTADEPIITDGPYGETHELFNGFWTIQVGTQEEAVEWASRAPLGPGNKIEVRRMTDDSDFAAYEDNEYIQKEKQWRRELDTAAGEGIPSGADGP
- a CDS encoding thymidine kinase, translating into MAKLYFRYGAMNSGKSTALLQAAYNYEERGQHVLLAKPAIDTKGAGEISSRLGMTRPVDFLISPDADLRALFSEHRARVRAEAAAALVPDGPTDVACLLVDEAQFLTREQVDDLLRITVEEGVPVLAYGIRTDFQTRAFPGSARLMELSHSLEELKTICRCGRKALFNARLVGGRFVFDGDQVAIDELSADRVTYESMCAECYLRASGGRLDG
- a CDS encoding FadR/GntR family transcriptional regulator gives rise to the protein MTDTTTPPARAWKTVLDKIETDLLEGRLGPGDRLPSERDLVAQLGVGRSSVREALRVLEVMGLIRTGTGSGPSAGAIVISSPTGGMSAFLRLQVAAQGFPIDDVVATRLFVEEWVVGTLAHAASPDLATARATVEAMDAAPLPPTEFLALDAQFHYALAAASGNTVVAATMAGLRSAIEGYTAEVAGRVADWDAASERLRHEHHEILAAIDAGDAERARALIPQHISGYYVP
- a CDS encoding alpha-hydroxy acid oxidase gives rise to the protein MVQRQLPKPAELLELMQFKKPEFNATKRRLDSALTIGDLRKIAKRRTPKAAFDYTDGAAEGELSLARARQAFEDIEFHPDVLRPAEHVDTSVEILGGRSALPFGIAPTGFTRLMQTEGETAGAGAAAAAGIPFTLSTLGTTSIEDVKSTNPHGRNWFQLYVMRDRDISYGLAKRAAEAGFDTLMFTVDTPIAGARLRDKRNGFSIPPQLTLGTILNAIPRPWWWIDFLTTPKLEFASLSTTGGTVGELLNAAMDPTISYDDLEIIRGIWPGKIVIKGVQNVADSKRLIDLGVDGIILSNHGGRQLDRAPIPFHLLPQVVREVGKDATVMVDTGIMNGADIVASMALGAKFTLIGRAYLYGLMAGGRAGVDRTIEILRTEIERTMALLGVSSIEELEPRHVTQLQRLTPVGQPTRAVRPQQVPARG
- a CDS encoding HAD-IIB family hydrolase, giving the protein MPIPRLVAFDLDDTLAPSKSAIDPRIGELLVELARRVEVAIISGGQLQQFRSQVVENLPPASAEVLGSLHLMPTCGTQYYRLSAAGIETVYAHSLTDDEKTRAMAAVEEEARRLGLWETETWGDILEDRGSQITFSALGQTAPLDAKVAWDPTGEKKNALREAVAARVPDLEVRSGGSTSVDITHRGIDKAYGMRQLSEQTGIDLDDMLFVGDRLDPDGNDYPVLAMGVACHAVEGWEDTATYLEGLIPTLPVRV
- a CDS encoding metallophosphoesterase, whose amino-acid sequence is MADRGSAPRSALTAFAAVGALGAAAAVWGIGIERHLYTVRRHELAVLPPGTRPLRVLHVSDAHMAPWQRRKQRWIASLIDLQPDLVVNTGDNLGHIDGLRGVREAFAPFAGIPGVFVHGSNDLAAPSPRNPLRYFMGPSDKPRSPERLDTDALDAFFTDELGWADLNNTATTLDAGGIGIRAFGVSDAHRDWDDLDAVDAALVGMPRADLDLGVTHAPYRRVLDDFTAHGADLLIAGHTHGGQVRIPGSPAALVANCDIPLRQARGLSSWTAAARTVPLNVSAGIGHSIYAPVRFGCRPEASLLTLVPRA